DNA from Halogeometricum sp. S1BR25-6:
TCCGCTTTCCGGTCGTGGCGTCCTCCTCCTTGTCGCGGACGTTGTTCACGACGAGGATGTTCGTGCAGACGGCAGCGACGGCGAGGGAGGCGACGAACGCCTCGGCAGTGACGGTGTTCGGCGGGATGGAGAGCGTGAGCGGGTCGGCGAGGACGGCCGCGGCCTGCACGTAGTAGCTTCCCGTGACGGCGACGACGCCGAAGAAGACGAAGACGAACACGTCGCCGAGACCGTGGTAGCCGAGGGGGTACGGCCCGCCGGTGTAGGCGATGCCGGAGGCGACGGAGACGAGGCCGACGACGAGGATGGGGACGCCGCCGACGTAGACGAGGTAGGTTCCGAGGGCGACGGCGGCGGCGAAGGTGAGGTACATCGCGCGCTTGACCTCCGCGGGTTCGATGAGGCCGCCCGCGGTGACGCGGGTGAACCCCTCCCGGTTCTCGGTGTCGGCGCCCTGTGCGGCGTCGTAGTAGTCGTTGGCGAAGTTCGTCCCGACCTGGATAAGCGCCGACCCGAGGAAGGCGGCGAGCGCCGGAAGCGCGGCGAACACGCCGTCGTGGAGCGCCAAGCCGACGCCGACGAGGATGGGTGCCGCGGCGGCGGGGAGCGTCTGCGGGCGCGCGGCCATCACCCACGCCTTCGTCCGCGAGATGTCCTGCGTACTCATTTGGTGGAACTGAGGACGGCGCGGGCGTCAAAGTTCGGTTTCCCGCGGATGCGGGTGGTCTGCGCGAACGCTCCCTGTCAAGTCGAACAACGTTCTTTATTAAATAGGGTTACTGCGGGAGATGATATTCTCCAAAAACTACTTATCGGTGGGGTTCGTGAGCTCAGACGTGGTTCGCCAGGTGAGTCTCGCGGCTTCACTCTCCGCGACGGCACACCCTTCTACCACGTAACGACCGAGAGCGACGGGTTCTGCGGCGTCGAGCCTCGAAATTTGACCGTTGAGCGACGGCGCGGCGTTGATAACGGGTTACGGTCAACGACTGCTTAGTGAGTCACGACAGCGGTGCGGTGAGGCGAGCAGTCGTACCGCGACGAGCGGAGCGAGTCGCGGCGTCTTTTTGGTCCAGATTTTTGCGAGGAGCGGTGCGCCGCAGGCGCACCCGACGAAGTAAAAAGGTGGGTTAGTAGAACCAGGGATACTCCGAGAAGTCCGGGTCGCGCTTCTCCAAGAAGGCGTCCCGTCCCTCCTGGGCCTCCTCGGTCATGTAGCCCAGTCGGGTGGCCTCGCCGGCGAACACCTGCTGGCCCACGAGACCGTCGTCGGTCATGTTGAACGCGTACTTCAGCATCCGCATCGCCATCGGCGACTTGTTCGTCATCTCGTCGGCCCACTCCAGAGCGACGTCCTCCAGTTCCTCGTGCGGGATGGCCTCGTTCGCCATGCCCATGTCGACCGCTTCCTCGGCGGAGTAGGTCTTGCCGCGGAAGAACACCTCTCTGGCCTTCTTCTGTCCGACCTGCTTGGCGAGATACGCGGAGCCGAATCCGGCGTCGAAGGAGGCCACGTCGGGGTCCGTCTGGAGGAACTTCGCGTGCTCCTCGGAGGCCAGCGTCAGGTCGCAGACGACGTGCAGTGAGTGGCCGCCGCCGACGGCCCACCCCGGCACGACGGCGACAACGGGTTTCGGCATAAAGCGGATGAGCCGCTGGACTTCGAGGACGTGCAGGCGGCCGGCCTTCGCCTCGCGGACGAGTTCGTCCTCGCTCTCGTCGGCCTCGTCGTCGTCGCGGTACTCGTAGCCCGACCCGCCCCGAACGGACTGGTCGCCGCCGGCGCAGAACGC
Protein-coding regions in this window:
- a CDS encoding 1,4-dihydroxy-2-naphthoate polyprenyltransferase encodes the protein MSTQDISRTKAWVMAARPQTLPAAAAPILVGVGLALHDGVFAALPALAAFLGSALIQVGTNFANDYYDAAQGADTENREGFTRVTAGGLIEPAEVKRAMYLTFAAAVALGTYLVYVGGVPILVVGLVSVASGIAYTGGPYPLGYHGLGDVFVFVFFGVVAVTGSYYVQAAAVLADPLTLSIPPNTVTAEAFVASLAVAAVCTNILVVNNVRDKEEDATTGKRTLAVRFGYGFSRAEYAAMLVLAYAVPLWFLAREGFGVAVLLPLLTLPYAISVARTVFTETSGAALNPALERTGKLLFVHSLLFGIGLSVAEFPL
- a CDS encoding 1,4-dihydroxy-2-naphthoyl-CoA synthase translates to MVSEIFDADRWEPVDGSAEFEDITYHEAADVPAVRIAFDRPEKRNAFRPGTVDELYAALDHARKRADVGCVLLTGNGPSKKDGGWAFCAGGDQSVRGGSGYEYRDDDEADESEDELVREAKAGRLHVLEVQRLIRFMPKPVVAVVPGWAVGGGHSLHVVCDLTLASEEHAKFLQTDPDVASFDAGFGSAYLAKQVGQKKAREVFFRGKTYSAEEAVDMGMANEAIPHEELEDVALEWADEMTNKSPMAMRMLKYAFNMTDDGLVGQQVFAGEATRLGYMTEEAQEGRDAFLEKRDPDFSEYPWFY